The following proteins come from a genomic window of Mycolicibacterium rufum:
- a CDS encoding bacteriorhodopsin-like gives MIPEELTQAQFDTVYNLLSLVIAAQLFGAIFLFAVQPRVLPRYRQALVMSAIVCGIAAYHYFRIFESFKGAFVTDAAGGRGTYVQAPGQSFNEGYRYVDWLLTVPLLLAELIVVLALARKLRNSLLYRLIPASALMIALGYPGEISADALTRNVFGLLSTVPFLYILYVLFVELTRSLDRQPAAVRTTVSRMRILLFATWGVYPIAYLAPLLGIDGAAAWVVKQGGYSVADILAKVLYGLLIYKIARLKSFADDAAFAEQENEGHENVVVVAGNGASPGTAGRREATTA, from the coding sequence ATGATTCCTGAAGAACTGACCCAGGCCCAATTCGACACCGTCTACAACCTGCTGTCGCTGGTGATCGCGGCGCAACTGTTCGGCGCGATCTTCCTGTTCGCCGTCCAACCCCGCGTGCTGCCGCGCTACCGGCAGGCCCTGGTGATGTCCGCGATCGTCTGCGGCATTGCGGCCTACCACTACTTCCGCATCTTCGAATCGTTCAAGGGCGCCTTCGTGACCGACGCCGCGGGCGGTCGGGGCACTTACGTCCAGGCGCCCGGCCAGTCGTTCAACGAGGGGTACCGCTACGTCGACTGGCTGCTGACGGTGCCGCTGCTGCTCGCCGAGCTGATCGTGGTGCTGGCGTTGGCCCGCAAGCTGCGCAACTCGCTGCTCTACCGGTTGATCCCGGCGTCGGCCCTGATGATCGCCCTCGGCTATCCGGGTGAGATCAGCGCGGATGCCTTGACCCGCAACGTGTTCGGGCTGCTGTCCACGGTGCCGTTCCTCTACATCCTCTACGTGCTGTTCGTCGAGCTGACCCGCTCGCTGGACCGTCAGCCGGCGGCGGTGCGGACGACGGTCAGCCGGATGCGCATCCTGCTGTTCGCGACCTGGGGGGTGTACCCGATCGCCTACCTCGCCCCGCTGCTCGGCATCGACGGCGCGGCGGCCTGGGTGGTCAAGCAGGGCGGCTACTCCGTGGCCGACATCCTGGCCAAGGTGCTCTACGGCCTGCTGATCTACAAGATCGCGCGACTGAAGTCCTTCGCCGACGACGCGGCGTTCGCCGAGCAGGAGAACGAGGGCCACGAGAACGTCGTGGTGGTCGCGGGCAACGGTGCGTCGCCCGGGACGGCCGGCCGGAGGGAAGCGACGACCGCGTAA
- the hisC gene encoding histidinol-phosphate transaminase, with translation MSARLRPELADLPAYTPGKTVPGAIKIASNETVDGPLPSVRAAVAAAMDGINRYPDNGYVELKERLAKHVDFAPEHISVGCGSVSLCQQLIQITSTVGDEVLFGWRSFEIYPLQVRTAGATPVQVPLTDHTFDLDAMLAAITDRTRLIFVCNPNNPTSTVVDPQALAGFVEAVPPHIMVVLDEAYIEYIRGDLVPDSFGLVRAHSNVVVLRTFSKAYGLAGLRVGYAVADPEIVTALSKVYVPFTATSVSQAAAIASLDAADELLERTDAVVAERVRVTAALREAGYEVPPSQANFVWLPLPGRASAFAADAANSRIIVRPYGEDGVRVTVAAPHENDAFLTFARTWTGRA, from the coding sequence GTGTCCGCCCGCCTGCGCCCCGAACTCGCCGATCTTCCCGCCTACACACCGGGCAAGACGGTGCCGGGCGCCATCAAGATCGCCAGCAACGAAACCGTGGACGGACCGCTGCCCTCCGTGCGCGCCGCGGTCGCCGCCGCGATGGACGGCATCAACCGCTACCCCGACAACGGCTACGTCGAGCTCAAAGAGCGCCTCGCCAAACACGTCGACTTCGCGCCCGAGCACATCTCGGTCGGCTGCGGGTCGGTGAGCCTGTGCCAGCAGCTGATCCAGATCACCTCCACCGTCGGCGACGAGGTGCTCTTCGGCTGGCGCAGCTTCGAGATCTACCCGCTGCAGGTCCGCACCGCAGGCGCCACCCCGGTGCAGGTGCCGCTGACCGACCACACCTTCGACCTCGACGCCATGCTCGCCGCGATCACCGACCGGACCCGGCTGATCTTCGTCTGCAACCCGAACAACCCGACCAGCACCGTCGTCGACCCGCAGGCACTCGCCGGCTTCGTCGAGGCCGTCCCGCCCCACATCATGGTGGTGCTCGACGAGGCCTACATCGAATACATCCGCGGCGACCTGGTGCCGGACAGTTTCGGCCTGGTCCGCGCCCACAGCAATGTCGTTGTGCTGCGCACCTTCTCGAAGGCCTACGGATTGGCGGGCCTGCGCGTCGGGTACGCCGTGGCCGATCCGGAGATCGTCACCGCGCTGTCGAAGGTGTACGTGCCGTTCACCGCGACCAGCGTCTCGCAGGCCGCCGCGATCGCGTCGCTGGACGCCGCCGACGAACTGCTCGAGCGCACCGACGCCGTCGTCGCCGAGCGCGTCCGTGTCACGGCCGCGCTGCGCGAGGCCGGGTACGAGGTGCCGCCGTCGCAGGCAAACTTCGTCTGGCTGCCGCTGCCCGGCCGTGCGTCCGCGTTCGCCGCCGACGCCGCCAACAGCCGCATCATCGTGCGGCCCTACGGCGAGGACGGCGTCCGGGTCACCGTCGCCGCCCCGCACGAGAACGACGCCTTCCTCACCTTCGCCCGCACCTGGACAGGACGCGCATGA
- a CDS encoding DUF2127 domain-containing protein — MSASKWELVACAVQGHATYAPDDAALAGRLSGTTGVGEVWRCLRCGSFVVGPPHDRGPADQAPLVLRGKALRQAIIVRVLAVERWFRALLIGLAAWAVWTFRGAQGSIQAAVERDLPLVRASGIKVDQMTAVHELEKALTARPSTLALIFCLLVAYALLEFVEGLGLWLMVRWGEYFAVVATSVFLPLEVYDLVTKGITVTRVGAFLINVAAVVYLLVSKRLFGLRGGRKAYEDERRGEQLLDVERAAAAA; from the coding sequence ATGTCGGCATCGAAGTGGGAACTCGTCGCCTGCGCGGTGCAGGGTCACGCCACGTACGCACCCGACGACGCAGCGCTCGCCGGCCGGCTCAGCGGAACGACCGGCGTGGGCGAGGTCTGGCGCTGCCTGCGCTGCGGATCGTTCGTCGTCGGACCGCCGCACGACCGGGGCCCGGCCGATCAGGCGCCGCTGGTGCTGCGCGGGAAGGCGCTGCGGCAGGCGATCATCGTGCGCGTGCTCGCAGTGGAGCGATGGTTTCGCGCACTGCTGATCGGTCTGGCCGCATGGGCGGTGTGGACGTTCCGCGGCGCCCAGGGCTCGATCCAGGCCGCCGTCGAGCGGGACCTGCCTCTGGTGCGGGCCTCGGGAATCAAGGTCGACCAGATGACCGCGGTGCACGAGTTGGAGAAGGCGCTGACCGCCAGACCCTCCACACTCGCCCTGATCTTCTGCCTGCTCGTGGCGTACGCCCTGCTCGAGTTCGTCGAGGGGCTGGGGTTGTGGTTGATGGTCCGCTGGGGCGAGTACTTCGCCGTGGTGGCGACGTCGGTCTTTCTACCACTGGAGGTCTACGACCTGGTCACCAAGGGCATCACCGTCACGCGTGTCGGCGCGTTCCTGATCAACGTGGCCGCTGTCGTCTATCTCCTGGTCTCGAAACGGCTGTTCGGTCTGCGCGGCGGCCGGAAGGCCTACGAGGACGAACGGCGCGGTGAGCAGTTGCTCGATGTCGAACGAGCCGCTGCGGCCGCCTGA
- a CDS encoding TetR/AcrR family transcriptional regulator codes for MAAGTGRKSAAGEDSRVIRTRADVGRTALDVLVTEGSDALTHARVAELAGYSKTTLYSHWPTRFDLLKIALDAIGELPHQEPTGDLRADLIGELTSFRQAVVDLHIDRVLSAMAQWASVDEMAGIRDALNTEAQRPIRAMLETAFDGARLEAAISMLAGVVACPSLMFGTVPDDEVIAAAVDIVLDSGQTAGKTKRARRDSNP; via the coding sequence ATGGCAGCCGGCACCGGCAGGAAATCCGCGGCAGGTGAGGACTCCCGCGTCATCCGGACCCGCGCCGACGTCGGCCGGACCGCTCTCGACGTGCTGGTCACCGAAGGCTCCGACGCGCTGACCCACGCCCGGGTGGCGGAGTTGGCCGGCTACTCGAAGACCACCCTCTACAGTCACTGGCCCACCCGCTTCGACCTGCTCAAGATCGCGCTGGACGCGATCGGGGAACTCCCCCACCAGGAGCCCACCGGCGACCTGCGCGCCGATCTCATCGGTGAGCTGACCTCGTTCCGCCAGGCCGTGGTCGATCTGCACATCGACCGCGTGCTCTCGGCGATGGCGCAGTGGGCGTCGGTGGACGAGATGGCCGGGATCCGCGACGCCCTCAACACCGAGGCGCAGCGCCCGATCCGCGCGATGCTCGAGACGGCCTTCGACGGCGCCCGCCTGGAGGCGGCGATCTCGATGCTGGCCGGAGTGGTGGCGTGCCCGTCGCTGATGTTCGGGACCGTGCCGGACGACGAGGTCATCGCGGCCGCGGTGGACATCGTGCTGGACAGCGGGCAGACCGCCGGGAAAACGAAGCGCGCCCGAAGGGATTCGAACCCCTAA
- a CDS encoding WhiB family transcriptional regulator translates to MSTLENLLDAIGRAPALPGARCRGRHHLFDGPRSGEDTDVVAQRHAQAAGLCHRCPALNRCREWSATLPRSRRPPGVVAGEIPKPVGRPANTEERHTQ, encoded by the coding sequence GTGAGCACGCTTGAGAACCTCCTCGATGCCATTGGCCGAGCACCCGCGCTGCCGGGCGCGCGGTGCCGAGGACGCCACCATCTTTTCGACGGCCCGCGGTCCGGCGAGGACACCGATGTCGTCGCGCAGCGCCACGCGCAAGCCGCCGGGCTATGCCACCGCTGCCCGGCGCTGAATCGCTGCCGCGAATGGTCAGCCACCCTGCCGCGCAGCCGCAGACCACCCGGCGTTGTCGCCGGCGAAATCCCGAAACCCGTTGGCCGGCCGGCCAACACCGAAGAGAGGCATACGCAGTGA
- a CDS encoding tyrosine-type recombinase/integrase encodes MPRQRMLPGEHGRITERSHGGKYYATTYFRDSDGKRRRVERSSDKSAEDARRMLQRHLKDRRPPITEQEVTDRSTLSELFELWIVAKADQDGVSEQTVDQYRQVWARHGANQLGALRIREVDTTRAHRHVQAMGATTQAKRLRMILLGMMATAVRFGVITVNPIRETKPAKAVPKKVVRKIPAEDLSRVRASVREYADREGPGPRPGRLLPAFVDLLVATGARPNEVLALRWSDCDLNADPPTVTIRGTLIDHGRIEGKPLHRQDRRKGDAPEHTVLLPRIGVEALEQLKTYASGDGPVFANREGGWMSLANMRRSLRAALPEDLRAVITPHTFRRAVATVVRDKLGSEKAQQQLSHAKLATTEKHYLQRHTAGPDVRAVLDEYTGVRE; translated from the coding sequence ATGCCTAGACAGCGGATGCTCCCCGGCGAGCATGGCCGTATAACCGAACGTTCACACGGCGGAAAGTACTACGCCACAACATATTTCCGTGATTCCGACGGTAAGCGGAGACGGGTCGAGCGGTCGAGCGATAAGTCTGCGGAGGATGCGCGGCGCATGCTGCAGCGGCACTTGAAGGACCGGCGGCCACCGATCACTGAGCAGGAGGTCACCGACCGATCGACGTTGTCGGAGCTGTTTGAGCTGTGGATTGTGGCGAAGGCCGACCAGGACGGAGTGTCAGAGCAGACGGTCGACCAATACCGGCAGGTGTGGGCAAGGCACGGCGCAAATCAGCTCGGGGCGCTGCGCATCCGCGAAGTCGATACGACGCGAGCGCACCGACACGTCCAGGCGATGGGCGCCACTACGCAGGCGAAGCGGCTTCGGATGATTCTGCTGGGGATGATGGCGACGGCCGTCCGATTCGGCGTGATCACGGTGAACCCGATCCGAGAGACTAAGCCGGCGAAGGCCGTGCCGAAGAAGGTCGTGCGCAAGATTCCCGCCGAGGATCTCAGTCGGGTCCGCGCTTCCGTCCGGGAGTACGCCGACCGAGAGGGGCCGGGCCCCCGACCGGGGCGCCTGCTGCCGGCATTCGTGGACCTGTTGGTCGCGACAGGCGCCAGGCCCAACGAGGTGCTGGCGCTTCGGTGGTCGGACTGCGACCTCAATGCCGACCCGCCGACGGTGACCATCCGCGGCACACTGATCGACCACGGCCGCATCGAGGGGAAGCCGTTGCATCGCCAGGACCGCAGGAAGGGTGACGCTCCCGAGCACACCGTGCTGCTCCCCCGCATCGGCGTAGAGGCGCTCGAGCAGCTGAAAACCTACGCATCGGGAGATGGCCCCGTTTTCGCGAACCGAGAAGGAGGTTGGATGTCGCTGGCCAACATGCGCCGATCGCTGCGGGCCGCGCTCCCGGAAGATCTCCGGGCCGTGATCACACCGCACACGTTCCGGCGGGCAGTCGCCACGGTGGTCCGAGACAAGCTCGGCTCCGAGAAGGCGCAGCAGCAGTTGTCGCACGCGAAACTGGCGACGACGGAGAAGCACTATCTGCAGCGTCACACCGCGGGGCCTGATGTCCGTGCCGTGCTGGATGAGTACACCGGCGTTCGGGAATGA
- a CDS encoding DUF7459 domain-containing protein, which produces MTATCEHQQVYNATWRCIECREKMVSQRRSEQRIVSSSAPGAPSVVAGFEVIYDCKRCSSDEPRGCGRAHRGEYLNAAGKSRRD; this is translated from the coding sequence ATGACAGCAACATGCGAACACCAGCAGGTTTACAACGCCACATGGCGGTGCATCGAGTGCCGCGAGAAGATGGTCAGTCAGCGCAGAAGTGAGCAGCGGATCGTGTCGAGCTCGGCGCCGGGTGCGCCGAGTGTCGTGGCGGGGTTCGAGGTGATTTACGACTGCAAACGCTGCTCGTCTGATGAGCCTCGCGGGTGTGGCCGTGCCCACCGCGGCGAGTACCTCAACGCGGCAGGCAAGTCACGCCGTGATTAA
- a CDS encoding DUF2742 domain-containing protein — MTKDTGDARLSTGAGAPASREVSWWAAHEFLEAALAQANCGPLPTAGTPAWSALADGDPRKLLALAVAGEHHVLRVEIGQQCRAEAAEDVWGGADWSEVARQVKRRREIDEMRRGAA, encoded by the coding sequence GTGACGAAAGACACCGGGGACGCCCGCCTCAGCACTGGGGCGGGCGCTCCCGCGTCGCGTGAAGTCTCATGGTGGGCCGCGCACGAGTTCCTCGAAGCTGCGCTGGCGCAGGCGAATTGTGGCCCGCTGCCTACAGCCGGCACTCCCGCTTGGTCGGCCCTGGCCGACGGCGATCCGAGAAAGTTGCTGGCGCTCGCGGTCGCCGGTGAGCATCACGTGTTGCGCGTCGAGATCGGGCAGCAATGTCGCGCCGAGGCGGCCGAGGACGTCTGGGGTGGCGCGGATTGGTCGGAAGTTGCGCGTCAGGTGAAGCGGCGCAGGGAAATCGATGAGATGAGGCGGGGTGCTGCATGA
- a CDS encoding MFS transporter, which produces MTTETAGPTQPLWRIALSSYVGSAIEFYDFFIYGTAAALVFPTVFFPELSPMMATTASLGAFAAAFLARPVGAAVFGHFGDRISRKQTLVVTLLLMGLATVGVGLIPSTATIGIAAPLLLLFLRLVQGFAVGGEWAGAVLLSAENAPQHRRGFYGMFTQVGLGTALVLANLVFYVVQAVFGEDPGSAFFAWAWRIPFLLSGVLILVALYIRVHVKDSPLREQAGHVGTPLAALFRRQGRQVLLAAGVAICAPMLVFQAGTFFTHYAADRLDFSFDLVLMVGVIGGLCAVGFAAMSAVLSDTYGRRRIVSLGFALTAPWSFAVFPLIETGHKLVFGVTIVVTYCLIGWCMGPLAALLPEIFAPEYRYTGAALSHTLGAIVGGALPPVVSPILLASYGGWAVAVMMGALGLVSLACVLPLPETAGRRLL; this is translated from the coding sequence ATGACGACAGAGACGGCCGGCCCCACCCAACCGCTGTGGCGGATCGCCCTGTCCAGTTATGTCGGCTCGGCGATCGAGTTCTACGACTTCTTCATCTACGGCACCGCGGCGGCGCTGGTGTTCCCGACGGTGTTCTTCCCCGAGTTGAGCCCGATGATGGCGACGACCGCGTCGCTCGGGGCCTTCGCGGCGGCGTTCCTGGCCCGGCCGGTCGGCGCAGCGGTCTTCGGTCACTTCGGTGACCGGATCAGCCGCAAGCAGACGCTGGTCGTCACGCTGCTGCTGATGGGGCTTGCCACGGTGGGCGTGGGCCTGATTCCCAGCACAGCAACCATCGGCATCGCGGCGCCGCTGTTGCTGCTCTTCCTCCGCCTGGTGCAGGGTTTCGCGGTCGGCGGCGAGTGGGCGGGTGCGGTGCTGCTCAGCGCGGAGAACGCGCCGCAACATCGGCGCGGCTTCTACGGCATGTTCACGCAGGTGGGGCTCGGCACAGCACTGGTGCTCGCGAATCTGGTGTTCTACGTCGTGCAGGCGGTGTTCGGGGAGGACCCCGGGTCGGCGTTCTTCGCCTGGGCCTGGCGAATCCCGTTCCTGCTCAGCGGTGTTCTGATCCTCGTCGCGCTCTACATCCGGGTGCACGTCAAGGACTCCCCGCTGCGCGAGCAGGCCGGCCACGTCGGCACCCCGCTGGCCGCCCTGTTCCGTCGGCAGGGACGTCAGGTGCTGCTGGCCGCCGGTGTGGCGATCTGCGCGCCGATGCTCGTGTTCCAGGCCGGCACGTTCTTCACCCACTACGCGGCCGATCGGCTGGACTTCTCGTTCGATCTCGTGCTGATGGTCGGTGTCATCGGCGGGCTGTGCGCGGTCGGCTTCGCCGCCATGTCGGCCGTTCTCAGCGACACCTACGGCCGACGCCGCATCGTGTCACTCGGGTTCGCGTTGACCGCGCCGTGGTCGTTCGCGGTGTTCCCGCTGATCGAGACCGGCCACAAGCTCGTCTTCGGGGTGACGATCGTGGTGACCTACTGCCTGATCGGCTGGTGCATGGGCCCGCTGGCCGCGCTGCTGCCGGAGATCTTCGCCCCCGAGTACCGCTACACCGGCGCCGCGCTGTCACACACGTTGGGCGCGATCGTCGGCGGTGCGCTGCCGCCCGTCGTCTCACCGATCCTGCTGGCGTCCTACGGCGGGTGGGCCGTGGCCGTGATGATGGGCGCCCTGGGCCTCGTCAGCCTGGCGTGTGTGCTCCCACTGCCCGAGACGGCGGGCCGGAGACTGCTCTGA
- a CDS encoding Brp/Blh family beta-carotene 15,15'-dioxygenase — MSTSALSTAAVWSRRLAVGTVLVTGGHLIGVPALPSSVTLAIVGLGLIAGIPHGAVDHLTATRLARGRSLTVIAACYAAVAAVVWVLLRWAGPAALVAVVVLSAVHFGLGELEVSRRLTGWRPGRLTAAATVVAGCGALALPLARSGEQFSAVAAAVSPGLARLLGAAPLQIGVIVVWLGCAVVASVAAVREGHTVVALDIVLIGALGLVAPPLVAFAVWFGGWHAVRHSARLLSVEPGCAALLARGRRRAAVHRLAGLAALPSLAVLMAVGALAGVTLAAPDPTAAVAEALRVLLALTVPHMVVVFWLDHDCDAEPGVGQAAAAARSTSSNCSPRRSSS; from the coding sequence ATGTCCACCAGCGCGCTGTCGACTGCCGCGGTCTGGTCCCGCCGGCTCGCGGTCGGCACCGTGCTGGTGACGGGCGGGCACCTGATCGGGGTGCCCGCCCTGCCGTCGTCGGTCACGCTCGCGATCGTCGGTCTCGGCCTGATCGCCGGCATCCCGCACGGCGCGGTCGACCACCTGACCGCCACCCGACTCGCGCGTGGACGATCCCTCACGGTCATCGCCGCCTGCTACGCGGCGGTGGCGGCCGTGGTGTGGGTGCTGCTGCGCTGGGCCGGGCCCGCGGCGCTGGTGGCGGTCGTGGTGCTCAGCGCGGTGCACTTCGGGCTCGGCGAACTCGAGGTGAGCCGGCGGCTGACGGGGTGGCGGCCCGGGCGGCTGACCGCGGCGGCGACGGTCGTGGCCGGCTGCGGTGCCCTGGCCCTGCCGCTGGCCCGATCCGGTGAGCAGTTCTCGGCGGTCGCGGCCGCCGTCTCGCCGGGCCTCGCCCGCCTCCTCGGCGCGGCGCCGCTGCAGATCGGGGTGATCGTGGTGTGGCTGGGCTGCGCCGTGGTGGCGTCGGTCGCCGCGGTGCGCGAGGGCCACACCGTGGTCGCCCTGGACATCGTCCTGATCGGTGCGCTGGGCCTGGTCGCCCCGCCGTTGGTCGCGTTCGCCGTGTGGTTCGGCGGCTGGCACGCGGTGCGGCACTCCGCGCGGCTGCTGTCGGTCGAACCGGGGTGCGCGGCGCTGCTCGCCCGCGGACGCCGCCGGGCGGCGGTCCACCGGCTGGCCGGGCTGGCGGCGTTGCCGTCGCTCGCCGTGCTCATGGCGGTCGGCGCGCTGGCCGGGGTGACCCTCGCCGCGCCGGACCCGACCGCGGCCGTGGCCGAGGCGCTGCGGGTACTGCTTGCGCTCACGGTGCCGCACATGGTCGTCGTGTTCTGGCTCGACCACGACTGTGATGCAGAACCCGGGGTCGGTCAGGCGGCCGCAGCGGCTCGTTCGACATCGAGCAACTGCTCACCGCGCCGTTCGTCCTCGTAG
- a CDS encoding DUF4334 domain-containing protein translates to MTDARTTFTELTRRTDRIDDAELDAFWATLAPATVEFMIGEWKGGEFDTGHKANGFMKRLNWFGKTFVSAADAKPLVCLDADGNRFSNIEAMNGEASLWMEEFRGETVASMVYDGKPVHDHFKVVDDNAVIGIMNGKGALDTSSGTPRHLYFYLERG, encoded by the coding sequence ATGACCGACGCACGCACCACCTTCACCGAGCTGACCCGGCGCACCGACCGGATCGACGACGCGGAACTCGACGCGTTCTGGGCCACGCTCGCGCCCGCGACCGTCGAGTTCATGATCGGCGAGTGGAAGGGCGGCGAATTCGACACCGGCCACAAGGCCAACGGATTCATGAAGCGGCTCAACTGGTTCGGCAAGACGTTCGTCTCCGCGGCCGACGCCAAGCCCCTGGTCTGCCTGGACGCCGACGGCAACAGGTTCTCCAACATCGAGGCGATGAACGGTGAAGCCAGCCTCTGGATGGAGGAGTTCCGCGGCGAGACAGTGGCCTCGATGGTCTATGACGGCAAGCCGGTGCACGACCACTTCAAGGTCGTCGACGACAACGCCGTCATCGGCATCATGAACGGCAAAGGCGCGCTGGACACCAGCTCCGGCACGCCGCGCCACCTGTACTTCTATCTGGAACGGGGGTAG
- a CDS encoding helix-turn-helix domain-containing protein: MTSWKEWAASTVDGIADAVKHRRKHLGLTAADLAARTSVGKPMTRAVISDLETGRKRTLEISELLTLATALELPPLALLFPNVLEDVEVLPGKTLRGIEALGWFTGTGEDTPGDASKIGVALQLVTVERTLEVQRHNLLQHERGPALLDMSEQMKEYSAKNAEHARERISILEAERDRLLGLYERLLEIEETDA, encoded by the coding sequence ATGACGAGTTGGAAGGAATGGGCGGCCTCAACGGTCGACGGCATCGCCGACGCCGTGAAGCATCGGCGCAAGCACCTGGGGCTAACGGCGGCCGACCTCGCGGCGAGGACGTCTGTGGGTAAGCCAATGACCAGAGCCGTCATCTCGGATCTGGAGACTGGCCGCAAGCGCACCCTTGAGATCAGCGAATTATTAACTCTTGCAACTGCTTTGGAATTGCCACCGCTTGCGCTGCTGTTTCCAAATGTGCTGGAGGACGTCGAAGTCCTTCCCGGCAAGACCCTACGGGGAATCGAGGCTCTCGGGTGGTTCACTGGCACCGGCGAAGACACCCCTGGCGACGCTTCCAAGATCGGCGTGGCACTCCAATTGGTAACGGTTGAGCGGACGCTCGAGGTGCAGCGCCACAACCTGCTGCAGCACGAGCGTGGGCCGGCCCTGCTCGACATGTCCGAGCAGATGAAGGAGTACTCGGCGAAGAATGCCGAGCACGCGCGAGAGCGGATCTCGATTCTCGAGGCCGAGCGTGATCGGCTGCTTGGCCTCTATGAACGTCTCTTGGAAATCGAGGAAACCGATGCCTAG
- a CDS encoding phage major capsid protein — MAVRADYAAILAPEDVAALLVDPVLQTAVAGQLLTPTRTSGRQYRIPIVKTDPSAAWVNEGEEIPIVEGEVDEVEVLPRKLAGLNVISRELANDSSPDAGKVIGDGLARDISRKLDAALFAATTAKGPSGLPSLTGVVAATAATMSAVVDTLIGVTYTLEANHASPTNWVAHPDTAARISSLKKATDSNEPLLGNDISVPGKRTLLGTPLLTSPYVAANIVWGVDKKYSRLVVWEDAEVESDRSVFFTSDRIAVRATMRGGFAFTHPGSVAKVTLPAAS, encoded by the coding sequence ATGGCTGTTCGAGCCGACTACGCCGCCATCCTTGCACCCGAGGATGTCGCGGCCCTACTCGTCGACCCGGTCCTGCAGACCGCGGTCGCCGGCCAACTGCTCACCCCGACCCGCACCTCGGGCCGGCAGTACCGCATCCCGATCGTCAAGACCGACCCGTCGGCAGCGTGGGTCAACGAAGGCGAAGAGATCCCGATCGTCGAGGGCGAGGTCGACGAGGTGGAGGTGCTGCCGCGAAAGCTGGCCGGCCTCAACGTCATCAGCCGCGAGCTCGCCAACGATTCGAGCCCCGATGCCGGCAAGGTCATCGGCGACGGCCTGGCGCGCGACATCAGCCGCAAGCTCGACGCCGCTCTGTTCGCCGCCACCACCGCCAAGGGACCGAGCGGCCTGCCGTCACTGACGGGCGTCGTCGCGGCCACCGCCGCCACCATGAGCGCGGTCGTCGACACGCTCATCGGGGTGACCTACACGCTCGAGGCCAACCACGCCAGCCCGACGAACTGGGTGGCTCACCCCGACACCGCGGCTCGGATCAGCTCGCTGAAGAAGGCCACCGACAGCAACGAGCCGCTGCTCGGCAACGACATCAGCGTGCCGGGCAAGCGGACCCTGCTCGGTACACCGCTGCTCACCAGCCCCTACGTTGCGGCCAACATCGTGTGGGGCGTCGACAAGAAGTATTCCCGCCTCGTCGTCTGGGAGGACGCCGAGGTCGAGTCGGACCGCAGCGTGTTCTTCACTTCCGACCGGATCGCGGTGCGCGCCACCATGCGCGGCGGCTTCGCCTTCACCCACCCGGGCAGCGTCGCCAAGGTCACCCTGCCCGCAGCGTCGTAA
- a CDS encoding crotonase/enoyl-CoA hydratase family protein, whose product MGSSYESLTVDIADHIAQVTLIGPGKGNAMGPAFWAELPEVFTELDADPDVRAIVLTGSGRNFSYGLDLAAMGGTLSPMMAEGALAKPRADFHARLKTMQQSITAVADCRTPTIAAVQGWCIGGGVDLISAVDIRYASADAKFSVREVKLAIVADVGSLARLPLILSDGHLRELALTGKDIDAARAEKIGLVNDVYPDAEATLAAARATAAEIAANPPLVVAGIKDVLDEQRTAAVSASLRYVAAWNSAFLPSKDLTEGITAMFEKRAPDFRGE is encoded by the coding sequence ATGGGCAGCAGCTATGAGTCTTTGACCGTCGACATCGCCGACCACATCGCGCAGGTCACGCTCATCGGGCCGGGCAAGGGCAACGCAATGGGCCCGGCGTTCTGGGCCGAACTCCCCGAGGTCTTCACCGAACTGGACGCCGACCCCGACGTCCGCGCGATCGTGCTGACCGGGTCGGGCCGCAACTTCAGCTACGGCCTCGATCTGGCCGCGATGGGCGGCACGCTGTCGCCGATGATGGCCGAGGGCGCCCTGGCCAAACCCCGCGCGGACTTCCATGCCCGGCTCAAGACCATGCAACAGTCGATCACCGCGGTCGCCGACTGCCGTACCCCGACCATCGCCGCGGTGCAGGGCTGGTGCATCGGCGGCGGAGTCGACCTGATCTCGGCCGTCGACATCCGCTACGCCAGCGCTGACGCGAAGTTCTCCGTCCGCGAGGTCAAGCTCGCGATCGTGGCCGACGTCGGGTCGTTGGCGCGGCTGCCGCTGATCCTCTCCGACGGGCATCTGCGCGAACTGGCGTTGACGGGCAAGGACATCGACGCCGCCCGCGCCGAGAAGATCGGACTGGTCAACGACGTCTACCCCGATGCCGAGGCCACCCTGGCCGCCGCCCGGGCCACCGCCGCCGAGATCGCCGCGAACCCGCCGCTGGTGGTCGCCGGCATCAAGGACGTCCTCGACGAGCAACGCACCGCCGCGGTGTCGGCCAGCCTGCGCTACGTCGCGGCGTGGAACTCGGCGTTCCTGCCGTCGAAGGATCTCACCGAGGGCATCACCGCGATGTTCGAGAAGCGGGCTCCCGACTTCCGCGGCGAGTGA